ggttttcaaaattttaatttttcgtaaTACAAGAAAACTGTTTTCGAATCGAATTTTTTCCAATATAAGAGACTTTGAATAAAACTCCACATATATCTCAATTTCTTTTATCATGAATTTCACAAAATTCTAGCAGACTAAGGGGAATATCAAAAAACCAAAAACCTTTCTAAAAGTTAGGTTTTTTATCTTGACTGTTGATCACTTAAGTGGATTATGTGAAAGCCAAATTTTTTTATTGCGGTTGTGGTTTGTGAAACAATTTACTATGTAGAATCAAAACTATTTTACACATCCTCTGCGGAGGTATAATTTTGAAcagttatttttcaatttagaaaCCTGAACCATTCCTCGCACATGAATTCTTGGTTTGCGATCATCGGAGTAATTTTTACACTGCGCTACGAGCGTACCGATAATCTAACATTTGATTGATATATGTTGATGAGAGCTCTTCCATATATATCTTTGAAGTATTGTATGGGCCTACTTTTTGTGATGTGGTGCTCTAGCAGTGTGAGGCTAGGACTATCTTTCTGCTTAAGCTGCAAGATTGAGTGTCACCAAATTTTACCTTTAAGCATAGGCATTGTGTGGTTTAATAAGGGTATAACAATTGTCTAGTAAATGAAAGGCATGTTAAAAAGTGACTTAGGTTCAATTGAATCCCTGGCAGAGCTTTCGAGAGTTTTGGTGAGACTTGAAGAGATTCTAAAATGTCATGATTTTTGTCCTGATTTTTGTAACATTGTATTAATTGCTTTTGAACATGTGTTTACCTTTGATTGGGGTTTTTCAAGATATGTTAGTTTCTTTGTTATTGACATTTCTTTTAAAGTGTCACTTTAGTTTCCTCCCTGAATACTTATAAATAGGGCTCATTCATGAATTTAATGTTGGaaatatttatatgaaaatagttTTGTTACACTGAggagatttaattttttttaaaactgaaCCTTATTGTTTTATCTATGGTAATAAATTTTACCAAATTTAATACCTATGTTTTGGATTTGTGAGATATGTCGATTCCTAATTTTCTACCAAATGATATTTTCTGCTATCCTCGAAGCGTCGATTGCTAAAGGAGTGGGCTCTTATTCCAAGTTGAACATAGAATGAAAAGTCTAACTTTCCAATAGGAAAAACTCACTTTCTTTATTTAACCAAAACTGAAAAAACACAAACTCAAGCACTCAtgaatttagaatttattttGTAGCTAAATAAACTTTTCTAAAATTTGACAAAGTATCCACATATGTCAAAGTTTTGTACTTGGCTATCCCATAGCCCCTatttataagaaaaaaaaatcacaatagTTTTACTTAAATaagaagggaaagaaaaaaaataacatttaatagcaaaatttaaaGTCCCACTAAGATTCGTTATAGTGGGTGGCACATACACTAGGTTTCTTCCATAGCCCACCTCTAGTAAGAATAGGCTTATTAGACCTTTTTCATATATTGAGTATAATTATGTATGCAATTTAGTTTCTAATTAAAACAAACTCATATAATTATTCAACCAAATAACTAGTTTTTTGTtcctaaataatattttattcaattaaattattttcttaacCCAATTTTAATTCCATTAAAACCATGTCGActttatcatataaaaatctaTGAGTAGATAAATTTGTCCTACTCAGTATAATCGCGatgattgattaatttaatttttactttgaactttaattatttatttacaataaattaaataataattcaaagaatTTAAATTAATTTCCAAGTTAGCTCATGTTACTTTTGAGAAAATCATTTACTACGGATGATAATTCATGTAATCTATTTCTCTTGGGTTGTTTTCATTCATTCAACATATCAATTTTTGTGCAATCTATATAGGGTTCTGTTGAGCTAGTGGAGGGATCAattagacatatataattagggaaATTAAGTTCTGAATCTTCGTCTattaattacaatattattttGTCATGAAGTCAATCCACTAAAAGTACCATAAGTGAACTCTCCATTATACATCATTACGAAAGAAACTTAGATTTATGCTTTGCCCAATGACAGTGTCATCaatgtgttacccttataggatattcTTAATGTCTTTGGATTAAATTCGTTTacctaatatgatcctattttatctcatggttaCTATTACAACTTCCACAATAAAATAGATTATTACTAATAAATAGTAAAAACAATTGTTTGTCCTTGATGAATGATTTATGGTCATGTTTCTTTTTCATAATCTTAGCAATGCTAGTGAAAGAATACTCTTTATTTGTGGATAAACttttagctctgataccaattgagTACAAGCTTTCAATATATCAAAGCGTATAAATTACATGCACATAATTAGTCACTTACTCAATATTGAGGTAAGTCATACTataaatgtcacaagtgaatagatCCATAACTTATGTTATGTCCGATATATTGTTAATCCAAATGATAACACCTATATCTCTATCTTTCTGGGAGTCACTTGCTCCGATATCCAAgacaatatatctctttaattgaACTTGATAGACAATATAATAGTACATTGAATCAATTGCTCAATTTTGTTTGCTTAAACTATGGACCTTTTAAATTACCTACCAATGTAAGTAGTCTTCCTACATCATAATCTGACCTTATGATCCAacttaattttagttaatttttagaTAATTAATGAGTCAATGTTTGCTTTATTCACTTTATTTTTTGTGCAAAAACCAATAGGGACGGTTTAtacaaaagaaaataatttaattattgaattttattaaccaatttatttgaaaaattataagCAATAAATGACAAAAATAACTACACTAAGGATcatatcttcttctttttctttcaatcCTATTtcgttattttttttttttgttgttgtgaaATCAATTCTTATCTTTTGTCTTTTTACTTTTGACTTCTTGTCTTTAAAAATAGATGTCGATCCTTTAATATTTCACACTAATAATGCTCCAATGAAAGGTGAGGAACAATATGCACCACCATTATGACAAAAATGGCtgacatgatgctattgtgataTGTTAAACGTCTTCACTATAAATACTGATTTTTTGTTCTGTTAGGACTCCACTGGATTTTGTGAAGTCACCACCAATGAGAGAGGTTTCCATCTCCTTTTCCATTTATTTGAAGCGGGCTTTCACTTGCCCATTCATCTTTGGTTTGTAAAGATGTTACGGTTGTATAATGTTGCCCCTGTACATATATCTGAGACTTCTTGGCGCTTATTGGTACTGTATTTTTTATATTGTAAGAAGTGTTAAGAAGAACCTTATTCAATTAGTTTTAGGAACCTGTTTGCTACTACTTTTGAGGATTCTCTTGGCATAGGTCATTTGAGACATAGGATAGTCTTAATCTTGAGGTGAATAAACTCCCTAAAagaatttctttttatcatcttaaGTACATTTTGATAAAGAGTAAGTTGAAAGATTTCTTCTTTCCCCTTTAAGTGGACCCTTCCTTCATATGCAAGACTTTTGGCTCCTTCATTCAATGAACTCGCTGCCTAAAGACAGAGCCTTTAAAGTTCAGCTAGGTATGGTCTCTAAGTAACTTTtggaggttttgttttaataacCGTAGTCCCAACGGTGTGACCCAAAAAGAAGTGAGTAGGCTGTTCTATATGCCAAATATTAGCACTTGGCACAAGTCACATAATGTGTGGTCGCGACAAAGTAAGGTTTTTTTAATGAAGCTTATGCTTGGAGAGAAGAAACATATTGATTTCGTTCTTTAGCATGTGTGTGAGCACTTGAACACTGAGCTCTTTGGTATGTCGCTTAGAGTAATGGAGGGGTATGTCGCCAAAAGCCTTACATAAACTCAAAAGTACATTTAAGCCTAAATTTTGTTTttagattttagttttttttttctttccattgTTGCAGCATCttctttcttattttgcaaagagCGTGGCTTTTGTCAATACTTCTCGTGCCTTAGTCCTAGCGAAGCCTTCTCCTAAAGTTACTGTTGTCATGGGAGAAGCTCAAGCTAATGTCATACATTTGCCTTTTAAGAGAAAGAAGTGGAAACTTCGAGCCACCCTTTGGCGATAGAGATGTTATCTTCAAGTTTGTCCTAAAAACTTATTCATTTATTGATGGAGAATGAACTACTAGAGGAGGCTAATTGGAGCTCTTTGAGGACTTAGAGAAGTAGAAAAAGAGAGATTTTGTTTCGGGGAAGTAGAAAATGTTTGTGATAAATTCAAAATGTCTATCAAATATTGTACTAATTATTCCTTATGTTATAACAAGCCATTTTAACACTTACATAATGAATAAGTTTTTCCTTATGTTATTATACAATtaaattttaacacatttgtctATTCATACTCATGTTATTTTTTTAAGTTTATCAAATTTAATACAATCGTCTAAATGTAAAGATATTAAGTATAAAGGTATTAATGAACCGAGTTAGGTCGGATTCAAAATAGACTTAAACATAATATTAACACACTTTATACTTATCAAACTTGGTCGACTTGaaatatgagtttaaaatttatctaaatccattcatatttgtaaataattatccaagtttattttaaaatttgtcattgtttttaaatttttgaaaagaaGACatactatttttaatttaatatttaataattttatataattttaatttattaaaattatatagataaacaacttaacttttttttttaatatacttGCATTAGActattatatattactataaaAAAAGatacaataaaaaatattacAGACTTAAAAAATAGATTGAAGAGACTTAAATGTTGACTCATTTTTCAAACTTGCCCAGCCCACGCTCATTTTTTGAAAACCATTCAAACGGACGTAGGTACAATGATCTACCTTAGCTCCTCCAAACTTCATTCCAATTTGAGGCTGGAAAGTTAGTAAGGAAAGAACAAAACAGGGAATTTGAAGGAGGAAACTCTAAATAACTTTGTCAGAGGATGGTTCGGTTAcaataataagaaaaaaaagaagaaaagacgaAAGATGGTTCCATTAggatgatgaagatgatgatgataataataataataatagtaaggaTACTAAAACCAATCACACTACAGGGCTAGACCATCCCATCTAAAACCATTTTTTTTCTCTCAGTTACAAATATTTGTTAAGGGTTATTGTACATCAAGTGGATAAAGCTAAAATCTCCTGAACCCCCATCGCCCACACTGCCGTaggttttttcttcttcaatgtaGACAAATGCTAAAATATGACTACCTAATCTACACCTCTCTTTCTCATTCACTCACTCACTCTCAGCGTGTTGCTTCCCTGCTGCAAGCCCTCAAGGGATATGCATCCAGGTGGAGTGAAGAAGCCTCAGAGGAACGCCCCAACATAATTTCCTCGATAGGCTTTTcgcaaaatttataaattttactatcataCAATTCGCTTCCCCCAGGAGAAAATTACAACATTTGCTCCCCACCACACCACCTCTAGAAATCATTTCTATCCTCATCTTTCATTATTGTATTTGGACCATCGTCGCAACCAGAACCTGGAGCAAGCTCATTTAGGTCAAGGAAGCGTCGTTTTTGTGCACCGTCTGCTTCATCTTGCCCACTGCCACTAGATTGCTCAGGTGCCTGGCTTTGCTCTTTCTCTACTGGATCAGAGTTACCTTCCATAGGTGGATTAACTTCCATTTCCTGCTCATCATCACTGCCATTGGAATCTTGACTTCCTTCTGAGAACTCCTCCTTCTCACTTGCATCCGAGTGTTCATCCGATGGATTCGACTTTTCAGGTTTCGACTCTGTTTCAGATTCCGACAGCTCATACTGTCTATAATTAATACGATTTCTGGTGGCTCTTTTACTACGCCTTAGACCTGATTGAAGCTCATCCACTGACCTTAGCTTAGTTTCCCTCCGAGTACGGCCTGGCAACTTCTTGACTTTTGGGGCCTCATCACTGTCCTCACTGATACTTAATGAATCCTCTTCTTCCTCCTCCtcatcttcagcattttcttcgtcCCAACGGTATTCCTCATCTCCTTCTGAGCTGCTGGATTGCCTTctctgttttctttttcttaggTATTCCTCATCATATACTGCTTCTCCAACTATATCATCATCACTGTCAAAGTCAGCCTCGTTATCCGAAACAGCTTCAACGAATTCCTTCGCTGAATATCGTTGAGGTCTCTGCCTCCTTCGATTGCTACAAAGGATCATACAAAAATTAGATGAAACTTTACAGCAACAATAGGAGACATTCAAGAATAAAGTATCATACCTACGATCCAATTCCCCAGATTTATTGTCATCAAAATCATCATATTCGGGAGATTTGGGGGAGGGTAGATTGTAACTGTCCTGTTCAGAGCCATGTGAAGGACCGGTCAATTTTCCATTCGCAGAAGGTTCAGATTTGGCAACATCTCTTCCATTGAGAGGATCCGGTGATGGTGCTTTCCGCCTAACACATGGTCAACAGTGAGAAACCACTTTTAAGGCAGAAGAAACAAGTCCAGATCATTGCAAGGAAATCATATCAATGTATTCAGGAATATGTCTATGTTATATATTACATACTTGGTAATCTTAATAGCCTCATTTATTGACCGATCATAATCATCTGCAAGATTATAACAAAATATGTCAGCTTAGATAAAAGCATTTATCAAAATCTGAACGCACAATTATAAGAAATTATATCAATTCAGATAAAAGCATTTACCCAGAATCTGAACACTAACAAGCCCAGATAAGTCAGTTTAATACTGTCAGTATTTATGGCtaggagcaaaaaaaaaaaaccaccagAAACTTGAATCTCTGGTTACTGAATGACAAAAATCCAGTTAAAAATTGAAAGGCATGTTGGACTTTAAAGTTCCGTACCAAATGTGTAAGTCACAGGTTTTCTGTCACGAAGGGAGCGTCCTGGACCAAGCCCATCAACAGCCAAGAAGTTGTCAAGAAGAAGAGCTTGTCTATGTTGTTTTTTCAGTAACCTCTCCTTCCTCTGGGCAAAAGGAAGAATTGGATTAAGAAACAATTTTTACCTCAAGAGAAGGATAACAGTTTTGTGATGCTGCTCAAATGATAATAAGCAACTTTTTATGTACCTTGTGTTCCTTTTCAATCTCAGGAAGCTTGTCGTTCTTTAATTTCTTCCCTAGTGAAGCTTCTGCTCTATTTTTACTGGCAAAAAGTTTCTCCTGCGGAAGCACATGAAACAGATAATATCAATAAAAGGATCAAATAAACGCTATATAAGCTTTGCATTTCTAGCAAATAAAAACAGATGACTGACACAAAACTCAGTCTGTTCTTCAACAGTAGAACTGGACAGAACATCTTTGTCATCCAAACTTCTGTATGACTAAATTTAATTGTATGACCATGTCATAATAGATAAGATTACTTCCAACAATTTAACATTATTACTTAGAGGTCTTGAGAAAGATATAGGCAACGCAAGTGATTCAGAAAAAGAAAGTTTTCGTCTCAATCAGAATTGTCTCTGTTATGATCCCCATGCCACTCCACAAAGAAAAGCAAAGGTAAAGCTCTGGGAACTTTGGTGCCAATGACATGCATGGATCAAAGCTGATAATGGCATCTATAATTATAGAACATATACCCCAACAATAACCTAGCCTAGTACAGAAATTATTAACGAAAACTCCTCAGAAATTTTCTACAAGTAGGCAAGGACCACAAGGTAGTTATGTAAACATCAATTTGAATTTATTGTAGAGCAGAATACTATTATCATTATGCTTGTTATGGCCTTAAAATAAAGCAACAAGAGATGATTGGATAACAAGGAGTCACAGAAAACATGCCTGAAAACAGCATTCAGTAAAATGAATGTGGGCTGCTTCCTACCTTATATCTAACTTCGGAAGTAAGCAGAACCACAGAGTACTCTTATGAAGCCCATAATATCAACTGAACACCCAGTGCCCTACTCTATATTGTTAATGCCATAGTTTAAACCATTATCCTTCTCTAATGACTATTTCTTAGCTCCAGTGGATCTCCAAATACTTCAAAGTTAGTAGAATAAAACTTCAATAACATAGCTATTTACTTCAAAATTCTTTGTCAATGTCAGCGGAAATTTCCTTATCCATTTCTTCCACAAATTTCCATTGCAAAGTTAGTCCCAAAAATCAGTACCCCAGAGACCCAACTCAAGGAAGTTGCTGTTGTATTGAAAAGCTTGAGTTTTGCTAGATTATAGAGTTAGCATGCACCATTGCGTAGGGTGATATTTTGACCGTTCCTACCTTAAATGAACAACTTACATGCAGATTGCCACTGTATTGAAAAGTTTGGATTTTGCTAGATGATAGGGTTAGCATGCATTGTTATAGAGGGTGATGATCTGGTTGCACCTACCTTAAATGAGCAACTTTAGGGTTTTTCACAGAGGGCACCTGCCTACTATGAAGGTTTTGTTTGCTACAAAGACATGTACCATCCTCAGCATGGATTTTTGAGCCGTGtggagggagagagagagagagagagagcaacAATATGGTCTAACATCAATGCTTAAGCCAAGTTCCCCTTGAGAATAGACATTCCGGTGCATGAATCTATATGGCCATTTTTTCTATCTGAAAACCCCATCAGAATGTTCATCATACTGGTAACTTTCAAGAAGCATCAGATATAATGAACCATGCAAACTCAATAAAGACTGCTCAAAAGAAAGCTCTATAAGTTTCAATGTAGTGATGCATTATGAACAGCATAATAAACCCACAAACACATAAAAGGACTTATATAAAATACACACACAACTTACAGAAACATCTTGAAATTCTTCGAAATTTGTTGCAACTGTTTCCCACAGATATGTTGCACTATTAGGAACATGGGAACCTTTCATCTTTGCTTTCTTCAACTCAACTTTCCTTATTTCACGGTATAAGCGATGACCAACAACAGCATCATCTTCATACCTGTGCAAACAACAGAAAAAAAAATTGCTTAAACAGCAATGCCAGCAGAGAAATGTTCACAACAAAAAACTACCATAAGTAATCTACAAGTGCAACACTCAAACCAAACAAGCTACAAAGAGGTAACAGATAGAAGCTTTTTGATAAGCCCAAGACATTACCAGTAATTAATTCCCTGAGAATCGCCTCCGATACGTTCTTTACGAAAGGCTGAAAGTTGAACACCATGTTTAAGTGAGTTGTCAATGTAGCTTCGAATGTCGTCTTGCTGCAAAAGGACAACAGATATTTCATCTCTCAGTAAGCTCCAAAGATATGATCAcacagaattggaaaagaaagcAATCCCTCCAAGTAATGAACCATTCAGAAAAGGCTGTACAACTTAATTATAAGAAGCAATTTAAATAACAGAGAAGATCAAATCAGACATTTGGATCTAAAAGTCATTGTCAAGGAGTTACTACTTAGGTTGATATCAAAATTCCTTCAACAAAATGAGGAACTAAAAGAGAAGGAAGCCTTCAACTTCATGATAACAACTCTAGACAAATACAGCAAAAGCCATACGGACCAGTATGTTACCGCATCAATATTCGTTAAAATCCAACTGTGCCACAGGTGGTGTCCAACCATCCAAACCTGGGCTAAGGAATTCAGCCACTTGGGACTTATTTGTGATAATAGCGAATTTAGATTTTTGTGTCCCCAACATTACATGTATAGACTTGATGCTGCCCTCAAACTTATAATATAATACTAATAGAAATCAAAGTCCTAATCAAGATAAGAGAAGCATCAAGCATTTACAAATGGGATTAAAAAGACAATTTATTGATGATCATCATACCTCAACACGAATGTCACACAGTGCTTTCAGGATCACTACACGAACTCCAGGATCAAGCGACTTGTATAATTCAATCTCCGCCCTATAACAAATTAGCATTCATTAGATACACTAACAGCATTATATGTTAAAGAATATTCCAAAAGTACATGGCAACTCACCCATGTGAAGCAACAATGGGAAGATCCCCATCAGCAACCTGCAAACATCCAAaacaatgtgtatatatatatgtaagcatGCATGCCACATATTATTAAACAAGAATAAAGGACTAGAGATGACAAGTTACCCAATGCCACCAGTTTCTTAATTTTCTGCAAAGAACAGTAACCCAGGTATCACGTGTAAGGGGCATCCGAGTAATTGGAGGGATTGCCTGAAATGGAGAAAGTATATTGATAACTCATTGCAGTTCCAGATAAAAATATTCTTAATGTATTTGTTTTCAGGCAAGCCATTTAAGTTAACAAATCCAGTAGAAATAGTCTTACCCACATTAATTACATACTACTTGGCCAACAAGTACATTGGTAATTATAAGTACCAACCTAGAACTCCTTTCTCTAATCACAGACAAATGTAAAGAGACACAATGCTTTGGGGTTCAGAGTCACTCATTGGGCAAAGTATCTCCTTTTAACAACTCAACTGCACAAACTACAAACAAATTTCTGATGCACAGTTTGCCCCAAAAACTGTCTTATACAGATGGAAGACACAATGGCTACAGGCAACCAAAACAAGGCAGCTGGAAGTCAGGAACTACAAAATATGTTTGGATCCATACAATCAGACTACATGTTATGAGAATCCAATAATTCATACAACTTACCACAACTTATAAACAATTTCCATGCAACTCAAAGATGAACACAATTTAGGATTTAGAATCATATCACTGGCAATTTTAATTCAGTTACAGCAGTAGTTCCCATCAAGCACCTACTTCATGTCACTTAAGGCTTTTAATTTTCATACATGAGGCCACCTGCATTCCTTTCCAGAAAAGTCTTCAGTTAATCAGTGTTTAGCTATGGCTAACCTTTGAAGAACATAAAACTCAGTGAAGCTCCTTCCCACCCACTTACCGACTCCAGGTATCATCATTCAATGCAATGACACATTTCACCATGTTTCCTTCCATTAGAGTGTCACCCCATTCATAAGCTTCCTAAGTGTCATCAAGCCATAAATCCACAAAAAAGACAATGCTGAATAGAACCATTGGTAATATGACGACACTTCTCTTTCTTGATGTTTCACCATACTTCATCCAACTTTCTCATGTCAAAAAACCCAATCCAGATAAGTTGGCTTAACGAATCTTTCTTCATACCCTAGGTCTTTGTAAGCCAAGACATATACTACTCTAAGCAAATAACATACTCCGGGATCTAGAAAAAGACAGAGTTCATGTTCTGGGATTTCAACCAATAACACATAGAGTTCATCCTTGTTTGACGAAAAATCAAATGTTATTATGTGAGAACCTATATCCTGAATTATGAATATTCCAAAGAAGACAACTTATCCATATAACTGCGTCCATGTTCTTTTTAACTTCATTGATCTGATATAACACGTCAGAGAACTGAGAAGAGGAAGATCAGCCTAAAGAAGAAAAATGTATATTCATGTTTTATTCAACCATTTCCTGGGGCTCAACACCACCTATGGCACTCAAAGAGAGCCCAACCCTAGCACTTGAATATAAAAGTAAAACAGATCCTTGAGTATAAAGTAAAATAGGTCCTATAACTGCATCCCATGAAAAGACTTGCATGCCAATAGCTTCATCAATAAATAAAGTTCTTAGCTGAAGAAAGCCATATTTCAAGAAGTAGATTCCATAGCTATCCACCTATTACTCTACCATGTTCAGAAACACATAACTATCCACCTATTACTCTACCATGTTCAGAAACACTTAGCACTAATCTATACACTTAAATGGCACTCAAACTATTAAAGAATCGCCTAAGAGAAAAGTCAGACTCTAGTCTCTACAAAGACCGAATTGGCTCAATAAGAACTAAAGTAATACCAACAAGCATGAGAGAGAGAAACCTCTATGGAAAAGGGTACGTTTTAAAGCACCCAACAATAAAATCATACTTTTGAATAGatgaagagaaaaagaagaaaccTTCAACAAAGGAATATGAATATCTGCCAAAGTATCATTAGGAGTAATCAACGCTGTCTCAAACTCCTCCGCTGAGAACTCCACAGCTATATTCAAAAGCGGCCTGAAAACCTATTACGCTCAAAGCCCGTAAGCTCCCAACAAAAAGCAAAGCCACATAATGAATGAATAGAAACAGAACAGAACAAAACAAGACAACAAATTGGAAACTTACATGCAAGAAATTAAGTACGGAAGCTAACTCCCACATAGACCGAATGGTCCACCTAGGCAACTGCGAAGGCTCGGGTGGCGCCACTAACGGAGTAACGATCTTGCTATTACCGCCACATTGCTGCTGCGGCGACGAAGAACCATCACTATCGTCCTTGGGTTGCTTGGGCTGGTGGTGGTTGTGCTGCTGATCCTTCTTGGCCTGTTTCTGCCGCCGCTCGATGGCGGCTTGCTGTTGCTGGGCGTAGAGCCTCTGGGAAGCTCGGATTGTACAAGCGCGGGAGGGACGATTGCTCCTGGTCAAGGGTGGGATCGGAGTTGCGTCGGGGGTTTGGGTAGGAGTGTCGTTTTGGGGAGGAAGGGTATCGTTTTGAGGTGGGTCGGAAGGGATCGGAAGGGAAGGGGAAGAATCGAGGGACATGGTGGGGAAGGGTGAGATCGGAACGAGGGTTTTAGGGTAGTTACGGTGGGATTAAGTGTAGGAGATTTCCATTTTGAAGAAAGCGAGAAAAGGGGAAATTAGTTTATTGttgtttatttaatataaaaaaatttaagaaaaagagtgaaaaaagaaaagaaaaagaattaggGTGATTTTATTGAGAGGAGGCTTGCTTGGGTTAAGAGGAGTGAAGAAGAAAGGAGAACCCTAGATCCCAACCATCCTTCCATTCACttgtattttcctttttttttttttaa
This window of the Gossypium arboreum isolate Shixiya-1 chromosome 12, ASM2569848v2, whole genome shotgun sequence genome carries:
- the LOC108479527 gene encoding DDT domain-containing protein DDR4; amino-acid sequence: MSLDSSPSLPIPSDPPQNDTLPPQNDTPTQTPDATPIPPLTRSNRPSRACTIRASQRLYAQQQQAAIERRQKQAKKDQQHNHHQPKQPKDDSDGSSSPQQQCGGNSKIVTPLVAPPEPSQLPRWTIRSMWELASVLNFLHVFRPLLNIAVEFSAEEFETALITPNDTLADIHIPLLKAIPPITRMPLTRDTWVTVLCRKLRNWWHWVADGDLPIVASHGAEIELYKSLDPGVRVVILKALCDIRVEQDDIRSYIDNSLKHGVQLSAFRKERIGGDSQGINYWYEDDAVVGHRLYREIRKVELKKAKMKGSHVPNSATYLWETVATNFEEFQDVSEKLFASKNRAEASLGKKLKNDKLPEIEKEHKRKERLLKKQHRQALLLDNFLAVDGLGPGRSLRDRKPVTYTFDDYDRSINEAIKITKRKAPSPDPLNGRDVAKSEPSANGKLTGPSHGSEQDSYNLPSPKSPEYDDFDDNKSGELDRSNRRRQRPQRYSAKEFVEAVSDNEADFDSDDDIVGEAVYDEEYLRKRKQRRQSSSSEGDEEYRWDEENAEDEEEEEEDSLSISEDSDEAPKVKKLPGRTRRETKLRSVDELQSGLRRSKRATRNRINYRQYELSESETESKPEKSNPSDEHSDASEKEEFSEGSQDSNGSDDEQEMEVNPPMEGNSDPVEKEQSQAPEQSSGSGQDEADGAQKRRFLDLNELAPGSGCDDGPNTIMKDEDRNDF